The following are encoded in a window of Tessaracoccus flavescens genomic DNA:
- a CDS encoding VOC family protein, translated as MLSMSPYIVFNGEAREALTFYQSVFGGDLHTTTFSEFGGPAGSEQEIMHGQPTTSSFVLMASDNPERTSPRGPGNVTICLWGDDVDTGRAWFAALAEGAQVNMDFAEQIWGD; from the coding sequence ATGCTGTCCATGAGCCCCTACATCGTGTTCAACGGCGAGGCACGTGAGGCACTCACCTTCTACCAGTCCGTCTTCGGCGGCGACCTGCACACCACCACGTTCTCCGAGTTCGGCGGCCCCGCCGGGTCCGAGCAGGAGATCATGCACGGCCAGCCCACCACCTCGAGCTTTGTCCTGATGGCCTCCGACAATCCCGAAAGGACGAGCCCTCGCGGCCCGGGCAACGTGACGATCTGTCTCTGGGGAGACGACGTCGACACGGGTCGCGCCTGGTTCGCCGCGCTCGCGGAGGGGGCACAGGTCAACATGGACTTCGCCGAGCAGATCTGGGGCGACTGA
- the thpR gene encoding RNA 2',3'-cyclic phosphodiesterase, producing MGSRMFTAVLPSAALVADLDELLESRRDVEPALRWSRPEAWHLTTSFMADVQRDSLDDLVANLADVAGRSAPFPLRVEGGLAFPNPSRAKVLALGVSDGNAELGALSAGARRAASRAGVEADGTRFVGHLTVARSRAGVQASKWIGLLDSFPGWSWQAEELCLVESHRLGRHYEVLERFALGASA from the coding sequence ATGGGTTCACGGATGTTCACCGCCGTCCTTCCGAGCGCCGCCCTCGTCGCCGATCTCGACGAGTTGCTCGAGTCGCGTCGAGACGTGGAACCCGCGCTTCGCTGGTCGCGGCCGGAGGCGTGGCATCTCACCACGTCGTTCATGGCCGACGTGCAGCGCGACAGCCTCGACGACCTGGTCGCCAACCTCGCCGACGTGGCTGGCAGGAGCGCGCCCTTCCCGCTGCGCGTCGAGGGCGGCCTGGCGTTTCCGAACCCCTCCCGCGCAAAGGTGCTCGCCCTCGGGGTCAGCGACGGAAATGCGGAACTGGGCGCGCTGTCCGCCGGGGCGCGGCGCGCGGCCTCGCGGGCAGGCGTCGAGGCGGACGGGACGCGGTTCGTCGGGCACCTCACCGTCGCCCGCAGCCGAGCAGGGGTCCAGGCGTCGAAGTGGATCGGTCTGCTCGACTCGTTCCCCGGCTGGTCCTGGCAGGCGGAGGAACTGTGCCTGGTCGAGTCGCACCGGCTAGGAAGGCACTACGAGGTGCTCGAGCGGTTCGCGCTGGGGGCTTCGGCCTAG
- a CDS encoding IS1182 family transposase produces MQGEADRQRELLDVEALAGHLLVPGSVFAFLAEHRLRLFPPELFADLFPSGRGRPSIPPEVIASVLVLQSLYGHSDREAVEALTFDLRWKAACGYAVDGAGFHPSTLTYWRKRLAASERPDRIFEAVREVVMATGVLSGKTRRALDSTVLDDAVARQDTVTQLIASIRRVGRDVPGAHALVVQECTRLAEVTGGDYTVAGKPRIAWEDEAARTELVSALVGDALALLAALDAAHHDEHGDPDGLALLSEAGGKPAEALALLALVAGQDVEPAEGSDGTDGRWRIARKTAPDRMISTVDPDARHAHKTRERRQDGFKAHVVVEPDTGLMTMVKLTKTNGAEHSDAAVGADLVTTDSTLTATPDAPVQVLGDSAYASGDMLATLDARKWEPVLKPWPLRPAVEGGFTLDDFIHDPVAGTLTCPAGLTRGVSAKGKVTFGAACAGCPLRQRCTTAERGRKVTLGEHHQLQRQHRERATDPDFQAVYRRHRPMVERSIAWLTRGARRVPYRGVAKNDAWLHHRAAGLNLRRLLNLGLTVQDGTWAIA; encoded by the coding sequence ATGCAGGGTGAGGCTGATCGGCAGCGGGAGCTGTTGGACGTGGAGGCGTTGGCGGGACATCTGTTGGTGCCGGGGAGCGTGTTCGCGTTCCTGGCCGAGCACCGGTTGCGGTTGTTCCCGCCGGAGCTGTTCGCCGACCTGTTTCCCTCGGGGCGGGGTCGGCCCTCGATCCCGCCAGAGGTCATCGCCTCGGTGCTGGTGCTGCAGTCCTTGTACGGGCACTCTGACAGGGAAGCGGTCGAGGCGCTCACGTTCGACCTGCGCTGGAAGGCCGCGTGCGGGTACGCGGTCGACGGGGCCGGGTTCCACCCTTCGACGTTGACGTACTGGCGTAAGCGGCTGGCCGCCAGCGAACGTCCGGACCGGATCTTCGAGGCGGTCCGCGAGGTCGTCATGGCTACCGGTGTCCTGTCGGGCAAGACGCGGCGGGCGTTGGACTCCACGGTGCTCGACGACGCGGTCGCCCGGCAGGACACGGTCACCCAGCTGATCGCCTCGATCCGCCGGGTCGGCCGCGACGTGCCGGGCGCGCACGCACTGGTGGTCCAGGAGTGCACCCGGTTGGCCGAGGTCACCGGCGGTGACTACACGGTCGCTGGCAAGCCGCGGATCGCCTGGGAGGACGAGGCCGCCCGGACCGAGCTGGTGAGCGCACTGGTGGGCGACGCCCTGGCCCTGCTGGCAGCTCTCGACGCCGCCCACCACGACGAGCACGGCGACCCGGACGGCCTGGCGCTGCTGTCCGAGGCGGGTGGGAAACCGGCCGAGGCCCTCGCGCTGCTGGCGTTGGTCGCCGGGCAGGACGTCGAGCCGGCGGAGGGTTCCGACGGCACCGACGGGCGGTGGCGCATCGCCCGCAAGACCGCGCCGGACCGGATGATCTCCACCGTCGACCCCGATGCCCGGCACGCGCACAAGACCCGCGAACGGCGTCAGGACGGGTTCAAGGCCCATGTCGTCGTCGAGCCGGACACCGGGCTGATGACGATGGTGAAGCTGACGAAGACCAACGGGGCCGAGCACTCCGACGCCGCGGTGGGTGCCGACCTGGTCACCACCGACTCCACCCTCACCGCCACCCCTGACGCGCCGGTGCAGGTGCTCGGCGACTCCGCCTACGCCTCCGGTGACATGCTGGCCACGCTCGATGCCCGCAAGTGGGAACCGGTCCTCAAACCCTGGCCGCTGCGGCCGGCTGTCGAGGGCGGGTTCACCCTGGACGACTTCATCCACGACCCGGTCGCCGGGACGTTGACCTGCCCGGCCGGGCTCACCCGCGGCGTCAGTGCCAAGGGCAAGGTGACCTTCGGCGCCGCGTGCGCCGGCTGTCCGCTGCGGCAGCGGTGCACCACCGCCGAACGTGGCCGCAAGGTCACCCTGGGTGAGCACCACCAGCTCCAACGACAGCACCGCGAACGAGCCACCGACCCGGACTTCCAGGCCGTCTACCGACGGCACCGGCCGATGGTCGAACGCTCCATCGCCTGGCTCACGCGCGGAGCACGCCGCGTGCCCTACCGGGGCGTGGCCAAGAACGACGCCTGGCTGCACCACCGCGCCGCCGGTCTCAACCTGCGACGCCTCCTCAACCTCGGGCTCACCGTCCAGGACGGGACCTGGGCCATCGCCTGA
- a CDS encoding nucleotide disphospho-sugar-binding domain-containing protein, with translation MLIIAIGSRGDVQPAAVLAGAATRAGTPSSVLAVEEYGPLVRSHGAGFIGIEGRIDDSLGLAKNRLTRPLAHLLVTQGWMLQRWMKRLAPAIADATLRALEDHDSVLTSSLTVSLGPAIEATGRRVGTLLFSGQLPTAHRESHYFGHFYSPWDWLNRPGIDLSWETIERLSRPVTAILGPSLAGQAGHRLSPRNALDLPAIIAASPILVPPAPDWPASARQSGTIVDDETAPLPDDLEEFLADGDAVYVGFGSMGHGLEARDLDLIREAAMRSGTRIVTPALGGWAPGRIDELTFATGPVPHSSLLPRMSGIVHHGGAGTTFAALRSGVPSVAAPFGVDQPYHAARIHSLGVGPASVRMSRLTARRLAGLLDDLTSGVYDDRAAEIGRQCRAEDGVGSTLDALEELGFLQGGTG, from the coding sequence ATGCTCATCATCGCCATCGGGTCGCGCGGCGACGTCCAGCCCGCCGCCGTCCTCGCCGGCGCCGCGACCCGGGCAGGCACCCCGTCGAGCGTGCTGGCCGTCGAGGAGTACGGCCCCCTCGTCCGGAGCCACGGAGCAGGGTTCATCGGCATCGAGGGGCGGATCGATGACTCGCTCGGCCTGGCGAAGAACCGCCTCACCCGGCCGCTCGCCCACCTGCTCGTCACCCAGGGGTGGATGCTGCAGCGGTGGATGAAGCGCCTCGCCCCCGCCATCGCAGACGCCACGCTGCGCGCGCTCGAGGACCACGACTCAGTGCTGACGTCGTCGCTGACCGTATCCCTCGGCCCGGCCATCGAGGCGACCGGACGGCGCGTCGGCACCCTCCTGTTCTCCGGCCAACTCCCGACCGCACACCGCGAGAGCCACTACTTCGGGCACTTTTACAGCCCGTGGGACTGGCTCAACCGACCGGGCATCGACCTGAGCTGGGAGACCATCGAACGGCTCAGCCGGCCCGTCACCGCCATCCTCGGCCCTTCCCTCGCCGGCCAGGCAGGACACAGGCTCAGCCCGCGAAACGCGCTCGACCTGCCCGCGATCATCGCGGCCAGCCCGATCCTCGTCCCCCCGGCACCCGACTGGCCGGCCTCCGCCAGACAGAGCGGCACCATCGTCGACGACGAGACCGCCCCCCTGCCCGACGACCTGGAGGAGTTCTTGGCCGACGGAGACGCCGTCTACGTCGGGTTCGGCAGCATGGGCCACGGCCTCGAGGCGCGAGACCTCGACCTGATCCGCGAGGCCGCCATGCGCAGTGGGACAAGAATCGTCACGCCCGCGCTCGGAGGCTGGGCGCCGGGCCGAATCGACGAGCTGACCTTCGCCACCGGACCGGTCCCCCACTCGTCGCTTTTGCCCAGGATGTCGGGCATCGTGCACCACGGCGGCGCCGGGACCACGTTCGCCGCGCTCCGCTCGGGAGTCCCGTCCGTCGCCGCGCCCTTCGGCGTCGACCAGCCCTACCACGCAGCCAGGATCCACAGCCTCGGCGTCGGGCCTGCATCCGTGCGCATGTCCCGCCTGACCGCGCGCCGGCTCGCGGGCCTGCTCGACGACCTGACCAGCGGGGTCTACGACGACCGGGCGGCGGAGATCGGCAGGCAGTGCAGGGCGGAGGACGGCGTCGGTTCGACCCTCGATGCACTTGAGGAGCTCGGCTTCCTGCAGGGCGGCACCGGCTAG
- a CDS encoding helix-turn-helix domain-containing protein, with the protein MSDTTNEMSTAEAARLLRIHPKTVLFYLCVTG; encoded by the coding sequence ATGTCCGACACCACCAACGAGATGAGCACCGCCGAGGCCGCTCGCCTACTGCGGATCCATCCCAAGACCGTCCTGTTCTATCTGTGCGTTACCGGGTAA
- a CDS encoding ArsR/SmtB family transcription factor — MADELSKVFAALADPTRRDIVARLAAGDATVGELAEPYDVTVQAVSKHLKVLEGAGLVTRGRDAQRRPVHLEANVFDLMTKWIERYRREAEARYSRLADVLAELNDAPGEAGGLQEGAVS; from the coding sequence ATGGCGGACGAACTGTCGAAGGTCTTCGCGGCGCTGGCAGACCCGACCCGGCGCGACATCGTCGCCCGGCTCGCAGCGGGCGACGCGACCGTCGGCGAGCTCGCCGAGCCTTACGACGTCACCGTCCAGGCCGTCTCGAAGCATCTCAAGGTGCTCGAGGGGGCAGGGCTCGTCACGCGGGGCAGGGACGCGCAACGCCGTCCCGTCCACCTCGAGGCCAACGTGTTCGACCTCATGACGAAGTGGATCGAGCGCTACCGACGCGAGGCCGAGGCCCGCTACAGCCGTCTCGCCGACGTCCTCGCCGAACTCAACGATGCCCCCGGTGAGGCCGGGGGACTCCAGGAAGGAGCGGTGTCATGA
- a CDS encoding SRPBCC domain-containing protein, protein MRPGDSRKERCHEHHHALSPGIEWDARDGGSWRYIHRRGDEEYGFRGCFHTVREDRIVQTFTWEGMPDAVSLETLRFEDLGDGTTRLIGESLCDSFEARDGWLASGMETGVQEGYDKLEALLAEDQG, encoded by the coding sequence GTGAGGCCGGGGGACTCCAGGAAGGAGCGGTGTCATGAGCACCACCACGCGCTATCCCCAGGCATCGAATGGGACGCCCGCGACGGCGGAAGCTGGCGCTACATCCACAGGCGCGGCGACGAGGAGTACGGCTTCCGTGGCTGCTTCCACACCGTCCGCGAGGACCGCATCGTCCAGACCTTCACCTGGGAGGGCATGCCCGACGCCGTCTCGCTGGAGACGCTGCGCTTCGAGGACCTCGGTGACGGCACCACGCGGCTGATCGGCGAGTCGCTGTGCGACAGCTTCGAGGCCCGCGACGGCTGGCTCGCCTCCGGGATGGAGACCGGCGTGCAGGAGGGCTACGACAAGCTCGAGGCGCTGCTCGCCGAGGATCAGGGCTGA
- a CDS encoding IMPACT family protein encodes MSDRFLTIDAAPGAGADVELEIRRSRFLTRIRRVRSEDEARAVIEERRSTLFDARHHCSAFILGPDGRTARSSDDGEPAGTAGIPMLTALQRGGLTDVVAVVTRYFGGVKLGAGGLVRAYTDAVAQAMDATGLREVRLNTILRIDVDFASAGAIEDQLRGLVLLSGTALVVDGVEWSDRAHIRVAVPSNSVGELDTALAGLSAGSLSAVPVDQRWTDVGRVSA; translated from the coding sequence GTGTCTGACCGGTTCCTCACCATTGACGCCGCCCCTGGAGCCGGGGCGGACGTCGAGCTGGAGATCCGCCGCTCGCGCTTCCTGACCCGCATCCGACGCGTCAGGAGCGAGGACGAGGCCCGCGCCGTCATCGAGGAGCGGCGCTCCACCCTGTTCGACGCGCGCCACCACTGTTCCGCCTTCATCCTCGGGCCCGACGGCCGCACAGCCCGAAGCTCCGACGACGGGGAGCCGGCCGGAACCGCAGGGATCCCCATGCTGACGGCGCTGCAACGAGGCGGCCTCACCGATGTCGTCGCCGTCGTCACCCGCTACTTCGGGGGCGTCAAGCTCGGGGCGGGCGGCCTCGTGCGCGCCTACACCGACGCCGTCGCCCAGGCGATGGACGCCACAGGCCTCCGCGAGGTCCGGCTCAACACGATCCTGCGCATCGACGTCGACTTCGCGTCGGCCGGGGCGATCGAGGACCAGCTGCGCGGCCTCGTGCTCCTGTCAGGGACCGCCCTCGTCGTGGACGGTGTGGAGTGGTCGGATCGCGCCCACATCCGGGTCGCCGTCCCCTCCAACTCGGTCGGCGAACTCGACACCGCGCTCGCCGGCCTCTCCGCGGGCAGCCTCTCCGCCGTCCCGGTCGACCAGCGGTGGACCGACGTCGGACGGGTCTCCGCGTGA
- the bcp gene encoding thioredoxin-dependent thiol peroxidase encodes MTARLTTGSTAPAFTLPDQDGKDVSLADFAGRTVILYFYPAAMTPGCTTQAVDFSEALPAFQEAGFQVLGCSPDPVEKLAKFTEHSSIGFTLLADPDKDVLNAYGAYGPRKLYGKEIEGVLRSTFVIDVDAEGVGTVRVAQYNVKATGHVAKLRRELGV; translated from the coding sequence ATGACTGCACGACTGACGACCGGTTCCACCGCGCCCGCCTTCACGCTGCCCGATCAGGACGGCAAGGATGTCTCGCTCGCGGACTTCGCAGGCCGCACCGTCATCCTCTACTTCTACCCGGCCGCGATGACGCCGGGCTGCACCACCCAGGCCGTCGACTTCTCAGAGGCGCTGCCCGCGTTCCAGGAGGCCGGCTTCCAGGTGCTCGGCTGCTCCCCCGACCCCGTGGAGAAGCTGGCGAAGTTCACCGAGCACTCCAGCATCGGCTTCACCCTGCTCGCCGATCCTGACAAGGACGTCCTGAACGCCTACGGCGCATACGGTCCCCGCAAGCTCTACGGCAAGGAGATCGAGGGCGTGCTCCGCTCCACCTTCGTGATCGACGTCGACGCCGAGGGCGTCGGAACCGTCCGCGTGGCCCAGTACAACGTCAAGGCGACCGGCCACGTGGCGAAGCTCCGCCGCGAGCTCGGTGTCTGA
- a CDS encoding DUF3618 domain-containing protein, protein MGNRSVEQIRADLAANRAKLSEATADLVESMKPANLAREGVEQVKQFVKTEFESVTAPLRDEDGGWDLNKLLIVGGAVLGVIAFAVTLNSVANRRVLTTAQRRALEK, encoded by the coding sequence ATGGGCAACCGATCCGTGGAGCAGATCCGCGCCGACCTTGCGGCCAACCGGGCGAAGCTGTCCGAAGCCACCGCAGACCTGGTCGAATCCATGAAGCCTGCCAACCTCGCCCGGGAGGGCGTCGAGCAGGTCAAGCAGTTCGTGAAGACCGAGTTCGAGTCTGTCACAGCGCCGCTGCGCGACGAGGACGGCGGGTGGGATCTCAACAAGCTCCTCATCGTCGGCGGAGCGGTGCTCGGCGTGATCGCCTTCGCAGTGACGCTCAACTCCGTCGCCAACCGGCGCGTACTGACGACGGCCCAGCGCCGGGCCCTCGAGAAGTGA
- a CDS encoding GroES family chaperonin — protein MLHDRVLVDVDAAAGERRSSSGILIPATVQMGRRLTWAKVVAIGPNVRAVEADDRVLFDPEERAEVELQAKTYVLLRERDIHAVASDNVADTGTGLYL, from the coding sequence ATGCTGCACGACCGCGTCCTGGTCGACGTGGACGCCGCCGCGGGCGAGCGCAGGTCCTCGAGCGGCATCCTGATCCCGGCGACCGTCCAGATGGGACGACGTCTCACCTGGGCGAAGGTGGTCGCGATCGGCCCGAATGTGCGGGCCGTCGAGGCCGACGACCGGGTCCTCTTCGACCCGGAGGAGCGCGCAGAGGTCGAGCTCCAGGCGAAGACCTACGTGCTGCTTCGGGAGCGCGACATCCATGCCGTGGCGTCTGACAACGTGGCAGACACCGGAACCGGCCTGTACCTGTAG
- a CDS encoding ribokinase, with protein MGDVVVVGSLNVDLHLLLQRHILPGETLLAGGGTFSPGGKGANQACAAALAGADTVMAGAIGDDAASSVATTRLEDAGVDLSHVQQVAGPTGLAVVSVDAEGENTVVVVPGANAEVTPTMVEGWADVIAAASVVVLQGEISAESNLAAARLATGRLVVNLAPVIEVDPSVLLGADPLVVNEHEGAAALVQLGGAELTEPREIVAGLRAAGVATVVMTVGSAGSLVAEGESVTEVPSPKVRAVDTVGAGDAFCGALSARLAAGDALLDAAAYASRFAAYTVQYEGAQASYPAVGTELPQV; from the coding sequence GTGGGCGACGTCGTCGTAGTCGGATCCCTGAACGTCGATCTGCACCTGTTGCTGCAGCGTCACATCCTTCCCGGAGAGACGCTGCTCGCCGGCGGCGGAACCTTCTCTCCGGGCGGCAAGGGCGCGAACCAGGCCTGCGCCGCCGCGCTCGCCGGTGCGGACACCGTCATGGCTGGAGCCATCGGTGACGACGCCGCCAGCTCGGTCGCGACGACCCGGCTCGAGGACGCCGGGGTCGACCTCTCGCACGTGCAGCAGGTGGCGGGCCCGACCGGCCTGGCCGTCGTGAGCGTGGATGCGGAGGGGGAGAACACCGTCGTCGTTGTCCCGGGCGCCAACGCTGAGGTGACGCCAACCATGGTGGAGGGCTGGGCCGACGTCATCGCAGCCGCGTCGGTGGTCGTGCTCCAGGGCGAGATCTCCGCCGAGAGCAACCTCGCAGCCGCACGCCTGGCCACGGGCCGGCTCGTGGTGAACCTCGCCCCGGTGATCGAGGTCGATCCGTCCGTGCTGCTGGGCGCTGACCCGCTCGTCGTCAACGAGCACGAGGGCGCGGCCGCGCTCGTCCAACTGGGCGGCGCCGAGCTGACCGAGCCGCGGGAGATCGTGGCCGGGCTGAGGGCCGCAGGTGTGGCGACGGTCGTCATGACGGTCGGCTCGGCCGGATCGCTTGTCGCCGAGGGGGAGTCGGTCACCGAGGTGCCGTCCCCGAAGGTCAGGGCGGTCGACACCGTCGGCGCAGGCGACGCGTTCTGCGGCGCCCTTTCCGCGCGTCTGGCGGCCGGGGACGCGCTTCTCGACGCCGCGGCCTACGCCAGCCGGTTCGCGGCCTACACGGTCCAGTACGAGGGCGCCCAGGCCTCCTACCCGGCGGTCGGTACCGAGCTGCCCCAGGTGTGA
- a CDS encoding integrase catalytic domain-containing protein, whose product MELTMAQRKAITTAQAKAWTKATKAEKAAILDAVVQVTGWHRDHARKMLRRAATGQMPGPRKPREAIRRYDTHVTEALVRCWAMLDGIASKRLAAALPRLLAALERLDRLDMSVEVRDQLLAMSPATMDRHLQPYRTGLIAAKGIAHTKPGSLLKSSIPLKTWAEWNDTEPGFIEIDLVGHEGGDNNGTFHYSLNATDIATGWTETCTVRSKGERIVAAGLDQLIGRFPFLILGIHSDNGSEFINHHLSRYCNLRQITFTRGRPSHSNDQAHIEQKNWSIVRRAVGYWRYDTARELDLLNHLWPAWNTRNNLLMPSQKLISKTRTGAKVTKRHDTATTPADRLLRDHPDTLTPAEHAALHDRLDTVDPIELGDQIAVIQGNLLDLAKRRGAVQRRAKRNHVYLSRTKITRASSDEATTQTKRAS is encoded by the coding sequence ATGGAGTTGACGATGGCCCAGCGCAAAGCGATCACCACGGCCCAGGCGAAGGCATGGACGAAGGCGACCAAGGCGGAGAAGGCCGCGATTCTGGACGCGGTGGTCCAGGTCACCGGCTGGCATCGCGATCATGCCCGCAAGATGCTGCGCCGCGCCGCGACCGGTCAGATGCCCGGGCCCCGCAAACCCCGAGAGGCGATCAGGCGCTACGACACACACGTCACCGAAGCATTGGTGCGGTGCTGGGCCATGCTCGACGGGATCGCCTCGAAACGTCTCGCAGCCGCCTTGCCACGGTTGCTGGCCGCGCTGGAACGCCTCGACCGACTCGACATGAGCGTCGAGGTCCGTGACCAGCTCCTGGCCATGTCACCGGCCACCATGGACCGGCACCTGCAGCCCTACCGCACCGGACTGATCGCTGCCAAAGGCATCGCCCACACCAAACCCGGCTCGTTGTTGAAGTCCTCGATTCCGCTCAAGACCTGGGCCGAGTGGAACGACACCGAACCCGGGTTCATCGAGATCGACCTGGTCGGCCACGAAGGCGGCGACAACAACGGCACCTTCCACTACAGCCTCAACGCCACCGACATCGCCACCGGCTGGACCGAAACCTGCACCGTGCGCTCCAAAGGCGAACGCATCGTCGCCGCTGGCCTCGACCAACTCATCGGCCGGTTCCCGTTCCTGATCCTGGGAATCCACTCCGACAACGGATCCGAGTTCATCAACCACCACCTCTCCCGCTACTGCAACCTGCGCCAGATCACCTTCACCCGCGGCCGGCCCTCCCACTCCAACGACCAAGCCCACATCGAGCAAAAGAACTGGTCGATCGTGCGCCGCGCCGTCGGCTACTGGCGCTACGACACCGCCCGCGAACTTGACCTCCTCAACCACCTCTGGCCCGCCTGGAACACCCGAAACAACCTGCTGATGCCCAGCCAGAAACTGATCTCGAAAACCCGCACCGGCGCGAAAGTCACCAAACGCCACGACACCGCCACCACACCAGCCGACCGGCTCCTTCGCGACCACCCCGACACGCTCACCCCAGCCGAGCACGCTGCCCTCCACGACCGCCTCGACACCGTCGACCCCATCGAACTCGGCGACCAGATCGCTGTGATCCAAGGCAACCTGCTCGACCTCGCCAAACGCCGCGGAGCCGTCCAGCGACGCGCGAAACGCAACCACGTCTACCTCTCCCGCACCAAAATCACGCGGGCATCTTCAGATGAGGCAACGACTCAAACCAAGCGGGCATCTTGA
- a CDS encoding integrase catalytic domain-containing protein encodes MAARVEITKKYAKAYAAAPKKGKSQILDHVVEITGWNRDHARQQLVARLKQAPGRATATVAVIDRRKTKACKYSYDARLILQRVWAASGGSCGQYLAASMSDLIDAMEAEGELVPSQDRYSAEVRAELESMSAATIDRYLAPARAKDPIRGKTATKPGSLLRNSITVRKAGDEVEAEPGFFEVDTVAHCGPTLKGEFARSVNFTDMHTGWSFTYSIRNNAHLHIRTAFDHFIAQVPFAVTGIDCDNGSEFINHDLIGWAGQREVFFTRSRPYKKNDQATIESKNNHLVRRYGFYHRYDTATELALLNQLWPLVNDRLNFFTPTKKPEGWATDTVGRRKRLYDKPRSPYQRLLAAGVLNPAQETELAAYKATLKPVAMQRRITEIQQELTRLAGRKTARLEQHIAWKAPDPAGLKTRAS; translated from the coding sequence ATGGCAGCCCGAGTCGAGATCACGAAGAAGTACGCCAAGGCCTATGCCGCGGCCCCGAAGAAGGGCAAGTCCCAGATCCTCGACCACGTGGTCGAGATCACCGGCTGGAACCGTGACCATGCCCGCCAGCAGTTGGTGGCCCGGTTGAAACAGGCCCCGGGACGGGCCACCGCGACGGTCGCGGTGATCGATCGGCGCAAGACCAAGGCGTGTAAGTACTCCTACGACGCCAGGCTGATCCTGCAGCGGGTATGGGCGGCCTCGGGGGGCAGCTGCGGGCAGTACCTCGCCGCATCCATGAGCGATCTGATCGATGCGATGGAAGCCGAAGGCGAACTGGTGCCTAGCCAGGACCGTTACAGCGCCGAGGTCAGGGCCGAGCTGGAATCGATGTCGGCGGCCACGATCGACCGGTACCTCGCACCGGCGCGGGCGAAGGACCCGATCCGAGGAAAGACCGCCACCAAGCCCGGCAGCCTGCTACGAAACTCGATCACCGTGCGTAAAGCCGGTGACGAGGTCGAAGCCGAACCCGGGTTCTTCGAAGTCGACACCGTGGCCCACTGCGGCCCCACGCTGAAGGGCGAGTTCGCCCGCAGCGTGAACTTCACCGACATGCACACCGGCTGGAGCTTCACCTACTCCATCCGCAACAACGCCCACCTCCACATCCGGACCGCGTTCGACCACTTCATCGCCCAGGTCCCGTTCGCGGTCACCGGGATCGATTGTGACAACGGCTCGGAGTTCATCAACCACGACCTGATCGGCTGGGCCGGCCAACGAGAGGTGTTCTTCACCCGGTCGCGGCCTTACAAGAAAAACGATCAAGCCACCATCGAATCGAAGAACAACCACCTCGTGCGCCGCTACGGCTTCTACCACCGCTACGACACCGCCACCGAACTCGCGTTACTCAACCAGCTATGGCCGCTGGTCAACGACCGGCTCAACTTCTTCACCCCCACGAAGAAACCCGAAGGCTGGGCCACCGACACCGTAGGGCGCCGCAAACGCCTCTACGACAAGCCACGCTCCCCCTACCAGAGGCTCCTGGCCGCCGGGGTCCTCAACCCCGCCCAGGAAACAGAACTAGCCGCCTACAAGGCCACCCTCAAACCCGTCGCAATGCAACGACGCATCACCGAGATCCAACAGGAGCTCACCCGACTCGCAGGCCGAAAGACAGCCCGTCTCGAACAACACATCGCATGGAAGGCACCCGACCCCGCCGGCCTCAAAACCCGGGCCAGCTAA